A genomic region of Chlorobaculum parvum NCIB 8327 contains the following coding sequences:
- a CDS encoding acetyl-CoA hydrolase/transferase family protein, which yields MSYRTISAEEAVMAIKSGDRVFIHTAAATPQRLVAAMVGRADELRDVEIVSLHTEGDAAYVRPEYQQSFRLNAFFVGRNVRSSVQCGYADAIPIFLSDVPALFYDNVMPLDVALVHVSPPDRHGYCSLGVSVDAARAAVHTAKHVIAQINPHMPRTHGEGLLHVSKIHALVEVEDPLPEIPPHELTDVERQIGQHIASIVEDGATLQMGIGAIPDATLAALTNHKDLGIHSEMFSDGVVDLVEKGVITGRHKRTHNEIIVASFLIGSRKLYDFVDDNPLVEMFGSDYVNDTKEIRKNPKVTAINSAIEIDMTGQVCADSIGHRHFSGVGGQMDFIRGAALSPGGKPIIALPATTRKGESRIVTQLKPGAGVVTTRAHVQYVVTEYGIVNLHGKNLRQRAEAMATIAHPDFREEILRQAHELYGRKSNCPVDN from the coding sequence ATGTCCTACCGGACAATATCTGCCGAAGAGGCCGTCATGGCGATCAAATCGGGCGACCGAGTGTTCATTCATACCGCGGCCGCAACGCCGCAGCGACTGGTCGCCGCGATGGTTGGCCGGGCCGATGAGTTGCGTGACGTCGAGATCGTCAGTCTGCACACCGAGGGCGACGCGGCCTACGTCAGGCCCGAGTACCAGCAAAGCTTCAGGCTCAACGCCTTTTTCGTTGGCCGGAACGTTCGTTCTTCCGTGCAGTGTGGCTATGCCGACGCGATTCCGATTTTCCTGAGCGACGTGCCTGCGCTGTTCTACGACAACGTCATGCCGCTCGATGTGGCGCTGGTGCACGTCTCCCCGCCCGATCGGCACGGTTACTGCTCGCTCGGTGTGTCAGTCGATGCGGCCAGGGCCGCCGTGCACACCGCTAAACACGTCATTGCGCAGATCAACCCCCACATGCCGCGCACGCACGGCGAAGGGCTGCTGCACGTCAGCAAGATTCACGCGCTGGTCGAGGTTGAGGATCCGCTGCCGGAGATTCCTCCGCACGAACTGACCGACGTCGAGCGCCAGATCGGCCAGCACATCGCCTCGATTGTCGAGGACGGTGCGACTCTGCAGATGGGCATCGGCGCGATTCCCGACGCGACGCTTGCCGCGCTGACGAACCACAAGGATCTGGGCATCCACTCGGAGATGTTTTCCGACGGCGTGGTCGATCTGGTTGAAAAGGGGGTCATCACCGGCCGCCACAAGAGGACGCACAACGAGATCATCGTGGCGAGCTTTCTTATCGGCAGCCGCAAACTCTACGATTTTGTGGACGACAACCCGCTGGTCGAGATGTTCGGCTCGGACTACGTGAACGACACGAAGGAGATTCGCAAAAACCCAAAGGTGACAGCCATCAACAGTGCGATCGAGATCGACATGACCGGCCAGGTGTGTGCTGACTCCATCGGCCACCGCCACTTTTCAGGCGTCGGTGGCCAGATGGACTTCATCCGCGGCGCGGCGCTTTCCCCCGGCGGCAAGCCAATCATTGCGCTGCCCGCAACCACCCGCAAGGGCGAATCGCGCATCGTGACGCAGCTCAAGCCCGGCGCGGGCGTGGTGACGACGCGGGCGCACGTGCAGTACGTCGTGACCGAATACGGCATCGTCAACCTGCACGGCAAAAACCTCCGCCAGCGAGCAGAAGCGATGGCCACCATCGCCCACCCCGACTTCCGCGAAGAGATCCTCCGCCAGGCGCACGAGCTTTACGGACGGAAGAGCAACTGTCCGGTTGACAATTGA